In the genome of Flavobacterium panacagri, one region contains:
- a CDS encoding efflux RND transporter permease subunit, whose translation MNLIRFALRKPISILVLVAGLFFFGIGAIKDIKVDILPKMNLPVIYIAHPFGGYTPDQMEAYFAKNYVNVLPFSNGIKSVETKNIQGLMIMKLTYYEGTNMAQAAAELSALSNRIQAAFPPGTQPPFIIRFDASSLPIGQLVLSSKIRSNNELQDLANVYVRASFTAIPGLLSPAPFGGSPRTIEVNVDPDLLRSHNMTPDQIVEAIRLNNQTAPSGNMRMGDINYITPTNNTIKEVKDFEQIPIFKGGVQNLKLGDVATVKDGADITAGYALVNGKRSVYISIAKAGDASTWDVVQKLKKELPKIQSTLPEDVNITYEFDQSVYVINSVKSLITEGIIGAVLTGLMVLLFLGDRRAALIVIMTIPISIISGVLFLKLFGQTINLMSLSGLALAIGILVDESTVTIENIHQHLDMGKPKALAIWDACQEIALPKLLILLCILAVFAPAFTMVGIPGALFLPLALAIGFSMVISFLLSQTFVPVMANWMMKGHEKHEHGPEITDDEAEFNDSGLTPESEQNLITQKKGYVEREDTNNNGKISPFERFKIRFMRTLDRLFVHKKITTVIYLVSATLLAIVLINFIGKDVFPKTNSSQFQLRMRAPDGTRLERTEEQAIIVLKELEKMVGKEHIGISSVYVGQHPSLFSINPIYLFMAGSHEAVFQVSLKDIHLDMDDFKDDFRNRIKKVLPDTRLSFEPIELTDKVLSQGSPTPIEIRVAGKDKKRNELYATQIVNKLKAISYFRDVQIGQPIHYPAMNIDIDRTRAAELGVDMNDISRSLVASTSSSRYTEKNTWVDEKAGLSYSVQVQVPLNKMKSKTDLGEIPVLKNSIRPVLSDVAKITPTYVSGENDNLGAMPYITVTANINQTDLGTATKDVGKTISSLGELPRGLFITPIGLSTVLTETLSSLQSGLLVAIFVIFLMLAANFQSFKVSLVILTTVPAVVLGALLMLTITGSTLNLQSYMGIIMSVGVSIANAVLLVTNAEQLRKINGNALESAREAAALRLRPIIMTSVAMIAGMLPMAIGHGEGGDQVSPLGRAVIGGLLFSTFAVLLILPQIFAWAQAKTTTQSVSLDPEDEESIHYISSISKSKAGKS comes from the coding sequence ATGAATTTAATACGTTTTGCACTCCGCAAACCCATCTCTATTTTAGTATTGGTTGCGGGTCTATTTTTCTTCGGAATCGGTGCCATCAAAGACATTAAAGTAGATATTTTACCGAAAATGAATTTGCCGGTTATCTATATTGCGCATCCGTTTGGAGGTTATACGCCAGACCAGATGGAGGCTTATTTTGCCAAAAACTACGTAAACGTTTTACCTTTTTCTAACGGTATCAAATCCGTAGAAACCAAAAATATTCAGGGGTTAATGATTATGAAATTAACCTATTATGAAGGAACCAACATGGCTCAGGCAGCTGCCGAGTTAAGTGCGCTTTCGAACAGAATCCAAGCGGCTTTTCCTCCAGGAACACAGCCTCCGTTTATCATTCGTTTTGATGCTTCTTCACTTCCTATCGGACAGTTGGTTTTGAGTAGTAAAATACGTTCTAACAACGAATTACAGGATTTAGCCAACGTTTATGTTCGTGCTTCCTTTACTGCAATTCCCGGTTTATTATCTCCGGCTCCCTTTGGCGGAAGCCCAAGAACTATTGAGGTTAACGTAGATCCAGATTTACTGCGTTCTCACAATATGACACCAGATCAGATTGTAGAAGCGATTCGTTTGAACAACCAGACGGCTCCTTCTGGAAATATGAGAATGGGTGACATCAATTATATTACGCCAACTAATAATACGATTAAAGAAGTGAAAGATTTTGAGCAGATTCCGATTTTCAAAGGCGGTGTTCAAAACTTAAAATTAGGTGATGTGGCAACCGTAAAAGACGGTGCCGACATTACTGCAGGTTATGCTTTGGTAAACGGAAAACGTTCGGTTTACATTAGTATTGCAAAAGCGGGTGATGCTTCGACTTGGGATGTGGTTCAGAAATTGAAAAAAGAACTTCCTAAAATTCAGAGTACACTTCCTGAAGATGTAAACATTACCTATGAATTTGACCAATCGGTTTATGTAATCAATTCGGTTAAAAGTTTGATTACTGAGGGAATTATCGGTGCGGTTCTTACTGGATTAATGGTTTTATTATTCTTAGGAGACCGTCGTGCAGCGTTAATTGTAATTATGACGATTCCTATTTCGATTATTTCTGGGGTTTTATTCCTGAAATTATTCGGACAGACAATCAACTTAATGTCATTATCAGGATTGGCTTTGGCAATTGGTATTTTGGTGGACGAAAGTACGGTAACGATTGAAAATATCCACCAGCATCTCGACATGGGAAAACCAAAAGCACTCGCCATTTGGGATGCCTGTCAGGAAATTGCTCTACCTAAATTATTGATCTTACTTTGTATCCTTGCCGTATTTGCACCAGCCTTTACTATGGTGGGTATTCCTGGAGCGTTGTTCCTGCCTTTGGCTTTAGCAATTGGATTCTCAATGGTAATTTCATTCTTGCTTTCGCAGACATTTGTTCCTGTAATGGCCAACTGGATGATGAAAGGACATGAAAAACACGAACACGGCCCAGAAATTACAGATGACGAAGCTGAATTTAATGACAGCGGTCTAACTCCGGAATCAGAACAAAATCTGATTACGCAGAAGAAAGGTTACGTAGAAAGAGAAGACACAAACAATAACGGAAAAATTAGTCCTTTTGAACGTTTTAAGATTCGTTTCATGCGAACTTTAGACCGTTTATTTGTCCACAAAAAAATAACTACTGTTATTTATCTAGTTTCAGCTACTCTTTTAGCAATTGTTTTGATCAACTTTATTGGAAAAGATGTATTTCCAAAAACTAACTCCAGTCAGTTTCAGCTGAGAATGCGTGCTCCTGACGGAACGCGTTTGGAAAGAACAGAAGAACAAGCCATTATTGTTTTAAAAGAATTAGAAAAAATGGTAGGCAAAGAACATATCGGAATTTCATCTGTATATGTGGGGCAGCACCCGTCTTTATTCTCTATCAACCCGATTTACCTATTTATGGCAGGTTCTCACGAAGCGGTATTTCAGGTGAGTTTAAAAGACATTCATTTGGATATGGATGACTTTAAAGATGATTTTAGAAACAGAATTAAAAAAGTATTGCCAGACACAAGACTATCTTTTGAACCAATCGAATTAACGGATAAAGTGTTAAGTCAAGGTTCTCCTACTCCAATCGAAATTCGAGTGGCTGGAAAAGATAAAAAACGAAACGAATTGTATGCGACTCAAATTGTAAATAAGCTAAAAGCGATTTCGTATTTCAGAGACGTACAGATTGGTCAGCCTATTCATTATCCAGCCATGAATATTGATATTGACAGAACCCGTGCAGCCGAATTAGGAGTGGATATGAATGACATTTCACGTTCATTAGTAGCTTCGACCTCATCTTCTCGATATACTGAAAAAAATACATGGGTCGATGAGAAAGCTGGTTTATCGTATAGCGTTCAGGTTCAAGTGCCTTTGAACAAAATGAAAAGCAAAACGGATCTTGGAGAAATTCCGGTGCTAAAAAATTCGATTCGTCCCGTTTTGAGTGACGTTGCTAAAATTACGCCTACTTATGTAAGCGGCGAAAATGACAATTTAGGAGCCATGCCATACATTACTGTTACAGCCAACATTAACCAGACCGATTTAGGAACGGCTACAAAAGATGTTGGTAAAACCATTAGTTCATTAGGTGAATTACCGCGTGGTTTGTTCATAACGCCTATTGGATTAAGTACTGTATTGACTGAAACATTAAGCAGTTTACAATCTGGATTATTGGTTGCTATATTTGTAATCTTCTTAATGTTGGCTGCTAATTTCCAGTCGTTCAAAGTTTCGCTGGTTATTTTAACAACGGTTCCTGCCGTAGTTTTAGGTGCCTTATTAATGCTTACGATTACCGGTTCTACGCTTAACTTACAATCGTATATGGGAATCATCATGTCGGTTGGGGTTTCGATTGCGAATGCCGTTTTATTGGTTACGAATGCCGAACAACTTCGAAAAATAAACGGAAACGCCTTAGAATCTGCTAGAGAAGCGGCGGCGCTGCGTCTTCGTCCAATCATCATGACTTCGGTTGCGATGATTGCAGGTATGTTACCAATGGCAATTGGACACGGCGAAGGAGGCGATCAGGTTTCTCCGTTAGGAAGAGCGGTTATTGGCGGCTTATTATTTTCTACTTTTGCCGTATTATTAATCCTGCCTCAGATATTTGCCTGGGCGCAAGCTAAAACAACGACACAATCTGTTTCTTTAGATCCTGAAGACGAAGAAAGTATCCATTATATTTCATCCATAAGCAAGTCGAAAGCTGGAAAGTCATAA